In Flavobacterium luteolum, the DNA window TTCTAGTCAAATAGCAGAAGCAACTCAGGAAATAAAAAGAGATTCTACTCTTGTAAGAACGGGGAATTATTCTGTATTAATTGATCAGCTTATCGCAAGTGCAACAGAGAATATAGGCACGAGATATAGGTCAGGCGGAACAACAAAAGCAGGTTTTGACTGTTCAGGATTAATGTTTTGTACTTTTGGCAATTTTGATATTAAACTTCCTAGAAGTTCAATAGAGCAATCTCGAATAGGAACAAAAGTAGCTTCAGACGAAGCGCAAAAAGGTGATTTAATTTTCTTTAGAACCAATGGTAGACGTCATATAAATCACGTGGGTATGGTTGTTGAAAATGTTGATGGTGAAATTAAATTTGTGCATTCATCTACTCACGGCGGCGTGATGATTTCTTCAACAAAAGAACCATATTACACAAGAGCTTTTTCTCAAGTAAATCGTGTTTTGAATTAAGCTTCGAGAAATACACTTTTCAATATCTCTAATCTAAAAGGTTTATTCCAGAAATCAGAGACATACTTGTTTTCTTTTACTTTCTTGATTTCATCGCTATCTAAAGTCGAAGAAAGAACAAAAATTTCAATATTTTGTTTTATATCTTCTGGCAGCTGGTCAAATTCTTTCAAAAATTCAAAACCATCCATAATAGGCATCTGAATGTCTAAAAGAATAATTAATGGATTTTGGTTCTGATTTTTTAGTAACCAGTTCATTCCTTCTTTTCCATTATTGGCTATATAAACAGGATTAATGTCGAGTCCTTTTTTAAGTAGTTTTTTAGTGACAAATTGATCAATCAGATTGTCTTCTATAATTACAAATTGAGATCTATACGGCATATGAATTTGGTATTGTTACTATAAATTTACTTCCAACTCTGTTTTCAGAAAAAACGGAAATATCTCCTTTAATATTTTCAACTGCTTCTTTTACGATATACAAACCTAAACCAGAACCTTTGTTTTTGTTTGTTCCAAAATACATGTCAAAAATATTAGCTTTATGATCGTCATGAATTCCGATTCCATTATCGGATACTTCAATTTTATTTAAGCCTTCGCTAAAATAAGTTCTTATGGTTATAAACATTTCTTGCTTGCTGCAATCTGCATATTTTATAGCATTTGAAAGCAAGTTGTTGATAATGATTTTCAAACGAAGACCATCACTTTCAATTTGGTCTACTAAGTGTTCTTGTGTGAATTTAATCCTGTTAGCATTTTCAATATGCATTAATTGCAGGATAGCTTCGTTACACAATTCTTTCAGGCTTACCGGTTCCATTATTACTTCTTTTCTTTTATTTTTAGAATAATCAATAATATCACTAATAAACTGATCTTGTCTGGCAAGACTTTGATGCATCATTTGTAAATAATCTCGAACTTGTTCTACATCATCTTCCAATGCAGTTATTTCAATAAGGCCTTTTAATGAAGTAATGGGAGATCTCAAGTCATGTGAGGCGCTGTAGACAAATCGGTCTAATTCGCGATTTACTATAATAAGATTTTCATTTTTTACTTCTGTTTCTTTTTTTGAAATCAATAACCTTTTGACCATTATCGAATAATACAAACAAACACTGCAGATTATAATCAGAATGAAAAAGATGTTTGTAATAATGAGTAGATCTTTTATTTTTCGAGTTCCCTCGCCAAGTGTATTTGAGAAATTACGCTGATTAATGGTTAATTGGTCACTTATTGCACTAATTTCGTTTAAATATTTTTTTTCATCTTCTGGGCTTAATAAATTGCGTTCTATTTTGGCATTGATCTGTTGTCCAATAACAAATAAGTCAAAAATTAATTTATCTCCTTTTCCCCATTCTTTGATCGCTTTAGATAAAAAACTTACGTCTTTAAAGTTGTCAAATAACCAGATGATGTCATCAAGGTCATCTTCGTTATTTCTTCCAATCAGAAATCCCTTTCTTGC includes these proteins:
- a CDS encoding response regulator, with protein sequence MPYRSQFVIIEDNLIDQFVTKKLLKKGLDINPVYIANNGKEGMNWLLKNQNQNPLIILLDIQMPIMDGFEFLKEFDQLPEDIKQNIEIFVLSSTLDSDEIKKVKENKYVSDFWNKPFRLEILKSVFLEA
- a CDS encoding sensor histidine kinase; amino-acid sequence: MSKLQALKNFRFPNVFILILIVFISCALLICINFFTIKILSANRAYVNGESHYSKGQKDASRHLITYLFTKNPMQWKLYLEELKVPQGDGIARITLLKAGDNKIARKGFLIGRNNEDDLDDIIWLFDNFKDVSFLSKAIKEWGKGDKLIFDLFVIGQQINAKIERNLLSPEDEKKYLNEISAISDQLTINQRNFSNTLGEGTRKIKDLLIITNIFFILIIICSVCLYYSIMVKRLLISKKETEVKNENLIIVNRELDRFVYSASHDLRSPITSLKGLIEITALEDDVEQVRDYLQMMHQSLARQDQFISDIIDYSKNKRKEVIMEPVSLKELCNEAILQLMHIENANRIKFTQEHLVDQIESDGLRLKIIINNLLSNAIKYADCSKQEMFITIRTYFSEGLNKIEVSDNGIGIHDDHKANIFDMYFGTNKNKGSGLGLYIVKEAVENIKGDISVFSENRVGSKFIVTIPNSYAV